A single region of the Oscillospiraceae bacterium genome encodes:
- a CDS encoding GNAT family N-acetyltransferase, whose translation MGRLKLLFPTLEMEREALDYRQECFDAGEVEINGDAGLDHAENYADWIKKIESDLKINDETESLVPATEYFAFDGDRMVGTIQIRHKLNEFLFNYGGHIGYEIRPSERRKGYAAEMLSLALEKCREMGLERVLITCVKTNIGSAKTMIKNGGVLENEVLKNGVPFQRYWIDLSK comes from the coding sequence ATGGGCAGATTAAAACTTTTATTCCCAACGCTTGAAATGGAGCGGGAGGCGCTCGACTATCGGCAGGAGTGTTTCGACGCCGGCGAAGTCGAGATCAACGGCGACGCCGGGCTTGACCACGCCGAAAATTACGCGGATTGGATTAAAAAAATTGAGTCCGACCTGAAAATAAATGATGAAACCGAATCGCTTGTTCCCGCCACCGAATACTTCGCCTTTGACGGTGACCGTATGGTCGGTACCATTCAAATCCGCCATAAGCTCAACGAATTTTTATTCAATTACGGCGGTCACATCGGTTATGAAATCCGCCCATCCGAGCGCAGAAAGGGTTATGCTGCCGAAATGCTGTCTCTTGCGCTTGAAAAGTGCAGGGAAATGGGTCTGGAACGCGTACTAATCACCTGCGTCAAAACCAACATCGGCTCCGCAAAAACCATGATAAAAAACGGCGGCGTTCTCGAAAACGAAGTCCTCAAAAACGGAGTGCCTTTTCAAAGGTATTGGATCGACCTTTCAAAATAA
- the pstC gene encoding phosphate ABC transporter permease subunit PstC, translating into MIKFKEITMKIVFMLSACVAILAVLLICLFLFANGIPAIKEIGLWDFISGTKWKPENDIYGILPMIMGSIYVTAGALVIGVPTGILTAIFMARFCPKKLHKVLKPAVDLLAGIPSVVYGFFGLMVIVPTIRNLFGGTGSSMLAASIVLGIMILPTIIGVSEAAIRAVPESYYEGSLALGASHERSVFFSVFPAAKSGVMAAVILGVGRAIGETMAVVMVAGNQAIMPTSIIKGLRTLTSNIVIEMGYAADLHYDALIATGVVLFVFILIINLIFSILKRRSKT; encoded by the coding sequence ATGATCAAGTTCAAAGAGATCACAATGAAAATCGTTTTCATGCTGAGCGCATGCGTCGCGATTCTGGCAGTACTGCTCATCTGCCTGTTCCTCTTTGCCAACGGCATCCCGGCGATCAAAGAGATCGGGCTTTGGGATTTCATCTCGGGGACAAAATGGAAGCCGGAAAACGACATCTACGGCATTCTCCCGATGATCATGGGCAGTATCTACGTCACGGCGGGTGCGCTTGTGATCGGTGTTCCGACCGGAATCCTCACCGCGATCTTCATGGCCAGATTCTGTCCGAAAAAGCTGCATAAAGTGTTGAAACCCGCAGTGGATCTGCTGGCCGGAATCCCCTCGGTCGTCTATGGATTCTTCGGATTGATGGTCATCGTCCCGACCATACGCAATCTCTTCGGAGGAACCGGTTCATCCATGCTTGCCGCATCAATCGTACTGGGCATTATGATCTTGCCCACGATTATCGGCGTCTCTGAGGCGGCGATCCGCGCAGTGCCCGAGAGTTATTACGAAGGGTCTCTCGCACTCGGAGCCAGTCATGAGAGAAGCGTTTTCTTCTCCGTTTTTCCGGCGGCAAAATCAGGTGTCATGGCGGCCGTGATTTTAGGTGTCGGACGGGCAATCGGCGAAACCATGGCCGTCGTCATGGTCGCGGGAAATCAGGCGATCATGCCGACTTCTATCATCAAAGGACTGCGTACCCTGACGTCAAACATCGTCATTGAAATGGGGTATGCGGCCGATTTGCATTATGACGCGCTGATTGCCACAGGCGTTGTGCTGTTCGTGTTTATATTGATTATCAACCTGATCTTTTCGATCTTGAAAAGGAGGTCGAAAACATGA
- a CDS encoding SLC13 family permease: MNLSGVQERNPLPKNPKTETNKFGQFVRKNIVMLIAAAAAAVSAFFVKPDGAYIAYFDFKTLTCLFCVLAVVCALKNISFFEILACKIVEKCKNTRTSILVLVYVTFIGSMLIANDMALLTFLPLGYSTLYKTGKEKYMAFTFIMQNIAANLGGMLTPFGNPQNLYLYSKFGISNAEFVSIMFPPFLLSVILITICCLFIKPEPIRIGGEIKKLDPAKSMIYFVLFAFSIALVFKIIPYYFGLILIPAVLLFMDKKALAAVDYPLLLTFAAFFVFSGNLSRIEAVRNLFAGLLEKNTLLFSALSCQFISNVPTAVLLSNFTSDYAGLLVGVNIGGVGTIIASLASLITLREYTNLYPGKQGSYILKFSAFNFGFLAVLLVFCLLIL; encoded by the coding sequence ATGAATCTTTCCGGGGTTCAGGAACGAAATCCGCTCCCGAAAAATCCGAAAACCGAAACGAATAAATTCGGCCAATTCGTCCGAAAAAACATTGTCATGCTGATCGCTGCGGCGGCTGCGGCTGTCTCGGCGTTTTTTGTGAAACCGGACGGCGCCTATATCGCATATTTTGATTTTAAAACGCTGACCTGCCTTTTTTGCGTACTTGCGGTTGTCTGCGCTTTGAAAAACATCAGCTTTTTTGAGATTTTGGCCTGCAAAATCGTTGAAAAGTGCAAAAACACCCGCACATCGATTCTCGTGTTGGTCTATGTCACTTTCATCGGCTCAATGCTGATCGCCAATGATATGGCGCTTCTGACTTTTTTGCCGCTCGGATATTCCACACTGTATAAAACGGGTAAAGAAAAATATATGGCGTTTACGTTCATCATGCAGAACATCGCCGCGAACCTCGGCGGAATGCTGACGCCGTTCGGAAATCCGCAGAATCTGTACCTCTATTCGAAATTCGGCATTTCGAACGCTGAGTTTGTCTCGATCATGTTCCCGCCGTTTCTGCTGTCGGTGATTCTGATCACAATCTGCTGCCTGTTTATCAAACCGGAACCTATACGGATCGGCGGCGAGATCAAAAAGCTCGACCCGGCAAAATCGATGATTTATTTCGTTTTGTTCGCATTTTCAATCGCATTGGTCTTTAAAATAATCCCGTATTATTTCGGTTTGATTTTGATTCCTGCGGTCCTTCTGTTCATGGATAAAAAAGCGCTCGCGGCGGTGGATTATCCGCTGCTTTTGACGTTCGCCGCATTTTTTGTGTTTTCCGGAAACCTCTCTCGTATCGAAGCGGTCCGGAACCTGTTCGCCGGATTGCTCGAAAAAAATACATTGCTTTTTTCCGCGCTTTCCTGCCAGTTCATCAGCAACGTGCCGACTGCGGTGCTGCTCTCGAATTTCACGTCCGATTATGCCGGTTTGCTTGTCGGCGTCAATATCGGCGGCGTGGGCACGATCATCGCGTCTCTTGCCAGTTTGATCACCCTGCGCGAATATACGAACCTGTACCCGGGAAAACAGGGAAGCTATATTTTAAAATTTTCCGCGTTCAATTTCGGCTTTTTGGCGGTTCTGCTCGTCTTCTGCCTTTTGATTCTGTAA
- a CDS encoding EamA family transporter encodes MNPLYLLAIFGLAAMATTKVTIQSAFGKKIMQTSADALFYNGMLFAFAAVIAIPLTIAEKQTLSITTCLYGAAFGILSIIFQFSYANAFRTGSVSLTVLINSFSLIIPILFCSIIYEEPLTVNRIIGMILLFISFFFSVKKDSKFGKFNVRWLIHTLICFFSGGFASVVLKLHQHTESKEQYSGFVLAAYIVAFTLSALLYYYKYKSVHVKVTYKLTPKVWIPAAFAGIILGVYQKFNLFLAGIIDSAVLFPIIGCSVTIMMTICGVLIFRDKLRKIQILGIGIGIISIALISM; translated from the coding sequence ATGAACCCGCTTTACTTATTGGCCATTTTCGGGCTGGCGGCGATGGCGACGACCAAAGTGACGATCCAGAGCGCATTCGGAAAAAAGATCATGCAGACGAGTGCCGATGCGTTGTTTTATAATGGGATGCTGTTCGCCTTCGCGGCTGTGATTGCAATACCGCTGACAATAGCGGAAAAACAGACGCTCTCAATCACGACCTGCCTTTATGGGGCGGCATTTGGCATATTGAGCATCATTTTTCAGTTTTCCTATGCGAACGCTTTCAGGACGGGTTCTGTCTCCCTGACGGTCTTGATCAACAGTTTTTCGCTGATCATTCCGATTCTGTTCTGTTCGATCATCTACGAAGAACCTTTGACCGTAAACAGAATCATCGGAATGATTCTGCTTTTCATCTCTTTCTTTTTCAGCGTAAAAAAAGACAGCAAATTCGGGAAGTTCAATGTTCGTTGGCTGATTCATACGTTGATTTGTTTTTTCTCCGGCGGTTTTGCATCCGTCGTCCTGAAGCTTCACCAGCATACGGAATCCAAAGAACAATATAGCGGGTTTGTGCTGGCCGCCTATATCGTCGCGTTTACGCTTTCCGCTCTGCTTTATTATTATAAATACAAGAGTGTCCATGTAAAAGTTACTTATAAATTGACACCGAAAGTATGGATACCCGCAGCCTTCGCGGGAATAATTCTGGGTGTCTATCAAAAGTTCAATTTATTTCTTGCTGGGATCATCGACAGCGCCGTACTTTTCCCAATTATCGGCTGCTCTGTCACAATCATGATGACAATCTGCGGCGTCCTGATTTTCAGGGATAAGTTGCGGAAAATTCAAATTTTAGGCATTGGGATCGGAATTATCTCAATTGCCCTGATCAGCATGTAA
- a CDS encoding GNAT family N-acetyltransferase translates to MNRLKLIFPTLEMEQQALAFRRECFENGETEIQGDGGFDYAENYADWIAKINADLTSEENPYVPATLYFAFDGDKLVGVTQIRHRLNAELLKCNGNIGYHIRPSERRKGYATEMLSLVLKKCRELGLEKVLVSCDNDNFGSAKTILKNGGVLENEVLVDDGAIVQRYWITL, encoded by the coding sequence ATGAACAGATTAAAATTGATATTCCCGACCCTAGAAATGGAACAACAGGCGCTGGCATTCCGCCGGGAGTGTTTTGAGAACGGCGAGACCGAAATTCAGGGCGACGGCGGGTTTGACTACGCCGAGAATTACGCGGATTGGATCGCCAAAATCAATGCCGATCTCACAAGCGAAGAGAACCCCTATGTACCCGCGACGCTTTATTTTGCATTTGACGGCGACAAACTGGTCGGCGTCACTCAAATCCGCCATCGCTTAAACGCGGAATTGTTGAAGTGCAACGGAAACATCGGCTACCATATCCGTCCCTCCGAGCGCAGAAAGGGTTATGCGACCGAAATGCTCTCGCTGGTTCTTAAAAAGTGCAGGGAACTCGGTCTTGAAAAAGTGCTTGTCTCCTGCGATAACGACAATTTCGGTTCCGCTAAGACGATTCTAAAAAACGGCGGTGTTCTCGAAAACGAAGTGTTGGTCGATGACGGCGCGATTGTTCAACGCTATTGGATCACATTGTAA
- a CDS encoding GNAT family N-acetyltransferase, which translates to MNITIRTAVPEDCEKIKPLQKEIADLHYNGRPDLFKTEPRCFTSDAFTERLNTPGHYVYIAENNAGEVVGYAFANINRIRNHSTYIDFDQFYIDDICVLQKYQRMGIGRALFETCKDQGKQLGCYNIDLGVWCFNKEAIAFYESCGMSPRIMKMELILEDHL; encoded by the coding sequence ATGAATATCACAATCCGAACCGCCGTCCCCGAGGACTGTGAAAAGATCAAACCCCTGCAAAAAGAGATCGCCGATCTGCATTACAACGGCCGTCCCGATCTTTTCAAGACCGAACCCCGGTGCTTCACTTCCGACGCTTTCACGGAACGCCTGAACACGCCCGGTCATTACGTTTACATCGCCGAGAACAACGCCGGCGAAGTCGTGGGTTATGCGTTCGCAAACATCAACAGAATCCGCAATCATTCCACCTATATTGATTTCGATCAGTTTTACATCGACGACATCTGCGTGCTTCAAAAATATCAACGTATGGGTATCGGACGCGCACTTTTTGAAACGTGCAAAGATCAGGGAAAACAACTGGGCTGTTATAATATTGATCTCGGCGTTTGGTGTTTCAATAAAGAGGCGATTGCCTTTTACGAATCCTGCGGCATGAGCCCGCGCATCATGAAAATGGAACTGATCTTGGAGGATCATTTATGA
- a CDS encoding cofactor-independent phosphoglycerate mutase: MKYVVFLGDGMSDIAIPELSGQTPLEAAFHPAMDELAQKGIFGMAKTIPDGMEAGSDTANLSVFGYDPKIYYSGRSPLEAVNMGIELSPGDITYRCNTVTLSQAEKLEDAVMLDFSAGEIENKDSHAVIQSVAEHFSDRVELYAGIRYRHCLVLRNAETGAKTSAPHDIHGQIVGQYLPKEKNSDLLREIMEYSYRELPKHPVNIRRIKEGKKPVSALWLWGEGRKPQMTDFKEKFGVKGSIISAVDLIQGMGKCAGLRVLHVPGATGDWHTDYAAKGRAAIDALKEDDFVYIHVEAPDECGHHGNAAEKVKSIEQIDEKIVAPVIEYLKSCGEPFGALLMPDHPTLVSTTTHSPEPVPFALYDSRRPFDNGSDIRFTEPFAQSTGLYKEHAHELMNLMINFEEIAALSHRKYAF; the protein is encoded by the coding sequence ATGAAATATGTTGTATTTTTAGGCGATGGGATGTCCGATATCGCCATCCCCGAACTATCCGGTCAAACGCCGCTCGAAGCGGCTTTTCACCCTGCCATGGACGAGTTGGCGCAAAAGGGCATTTTCGGCATGGCAAAGACGATCCCCGACGGCATGGAGGCCGGCAGCGATACGGCGAATCTCTCGGTGTTCGGTTACGACCCGAAAATCTATTATTCCGGACGCTCTCCGCTTGAGGCCGTCAATATGGGCATCGAACTCTCGCCGGGTGACATCACTTACCGCTGCAATACCGTGACGCTTTCGCAAGCCGAAAAACTCGAAGATGCCGTGATGCTGGACTTCAGTGCGGGCGAGATCGAAAACAAGGATTCCCACGCCGTTATTCAGTCGGTCGCGGAACATTTTTCAGATCGCGTGGAATTGTATGCCGGCATCCGTTACCGCCATTGCCTGGTTTTGAGAAACGCCGAGACCGGTGCGAAAACGTCCGCACCACACGACATTCACGGTCAAATCGTCGGTCAATATCTCCCGAAAGAAAAAAACAGCGATCTGCTGCGCGAAATCATGGAATATTCCTATCGGGAGCTTCCGAAACACCCGGTCAATATCCGCAGAATCAAAGAGGGCAAAAAGCCGGTTTCGGCGCTTTGGCTGTGGGGCGAGGGCAGGAAACCGCAGATGACCGATTTCAAAGAGAAATTCGGCGTCAAGGGCAGTATCATTTCGGCGGTCGATTTAATTCAGGGCATGGGCAAATGCGCCGGACTGCGCGTTCTGCATGTTCCGGGCGCAACCGGCGATTGGCATACGGATTACGCCGCAAAAGGCCGTGCCGCCATCGATGCGCTCAAAGAAGACGATTTTGTCTATATCCATGTCGAAGCGCCGGACGAGTGCGGCCATCACGGAAACGCCGCCGAAAAAGTCAAATCCATCGAACAGATCGACGAAAAAATCGTCGCGCCTGTGATTGAATATCTTAAATCCTGCGGAGAACCGTTCGGCGCGCTTTTGATGCCCGACCACCCGACGCTGGTCTCCACCACGACGCACAGCCCCGAACCCGTCCCGTTCGCTCTTTACGACAGCCGCAGACCGTTTGACAACGGCTCCGATATTCGCTTTACAGAGCCATTTGCACAAAGTACCGGCTTGTATAAAGAACACGCCCACGAACTGATGAACCTGATGATCAATTTTGAGGAAATCGCAGCGCTATCCCACCGAAAATACGCATTCTGA
- a CDS encoding radical SAM protein, which yields MNNAELTSYLNDGIKELVSGVLKSTFSNPKETAYLLKFLTHSEKNAKTREDFEKDGLHVPAFLIASITNSCNLFCKGCYARANGICGEKCGGETLPAEKWNDLFTQASDLGITFCLLAGGEPLLRKDVLEQAAKKPEIIFPIFTNGTVIDEYYIKLLDRHRNLIPIFSVEGGREQTDERRGTGTYEKIMTAIDALGKKKILFGASVTVTTQNLNEVTSDDFLDLFNDLGCRLIFYIEYVPADGKTELAPTEKERRIMDEKLNHLRRKYPKMMFLSFPGDEQYMGGCLAAGRGFFHIGPNGAAEACPFSPYSDTDLKSSTLKDALQSPFFRSLQERGLSGGEHDGGCTLFENEDTVRECLKNCGK from the coding sequence ATGAATAACGCAGAACTCACTTCCTACCTTAACGACGGCATCAAAGAGTTGGTTTCCGGTGTGTTGAAGTCCACTTTCAGCAATCCAAAAGAGACCGCTTATTTGTTAAAATTTCTAACGCATTCGGAGAAAAACGCAAAAACACGCGAGGATTTTGAAAAAGACGGTCTGCACGTACCCGCTTTTTTAATCGCGAGCATCACGAACTCCTGCAATCTGTTTTGCAAGGGCTGTTATGCGCGCGCCAACGGCATCTGCGGCGAAAAATGCGGCGGTGAAACACTGCCCGCAGAAAAATGGAATGATCTCTTCACACAGGCGTCCGATCTCGGCATCACATTCTGCCTGTTGGCGGGAGGAGAACCGCTTTTGCGAAAAGATGTATTGGAACAGGCGGCGAAAAAACCGGAGATCATCTTTCCGATTTTCACAAACGGCACGGTTATTGATGAGTATTATATCAAACTGTTGGACCGCCACAGGAACCTGATCCCGATTTTCAGCGTCGAAGGGGGCAGGGAACAGACCGACGAACGGCGCGGTACCGGCACTTATGAAAAAATCATGACCGCAATCGACGCTCTCGGCAAAAAGAAAATCCTCTTCGGCGCTTCCGTGACCGTCACCACGCAAAATCTCAACGAGGTCACTTCCGACGATTTTTTAGACCTTTTCAACGATCTCGGCTGCCGATTGATCTTTTATATCGAATATGTACCGGCTGACGGCAAGACCGAGTTGGCTCCGACCGAAAAAGAACGCAGAATCATGGACGAAAAACTCAATCATCTCCGCCGAAAATATCCCAAGATGATGTTTTTATCCTTTCCGGGTGACGAACAGTATATGGGCGGGTGTCTGGCGGCAGGCAGGGGTTTTTTCCACATCGGGCCGAACGGCGCGGCGGAGGCCTGTCCGTTCTCTCCATATTCCGACACCGATTTAAAAAGCAGCACTTTAAAAGATGCGCTTCAATCCCCGTTTTTCCGATCCCTTCAGGAGAGAGGGCTTTCCGGCGGAGAACATGACGGCGGCTGTACCTTGTTCGAAAACGAAGACACCGTTCGGGAATGCCTGAAAAACTGCGGCAAATAA
- the pstA gene encoding phosphate ABC transporter permease PstA, which translates to MTRAKLQSVILRILVYIGITLTVSALAFIIVYILAKGIPNITLDLFSLKYNTTNCSVIPAIVNTVTMTLMSLLIAVPLGVFSAIYLVEYAKRGNKLVAVVRMTAETLSGIPSIVYGLFGYLMFVVYFGWGYSMLAGALTLSIMILPVIMRTTEEALKAVPDSFREGSFGLGAGKLRTVFKIVLPSAIPGILAGVVLSIGRIVGETAALIYTAGTVAQIPDDVLGSGRTLSVHLYALWNEGLSQDKAYASAVVLLVVVVGINALSAFIAKRLSKGRTNNG; encoded by the coding sequence ATGACAAGGGCAAAACTGCAGTCCGTCATTTTAAGGATTCTCGTCTATATCGGAATTACTTTAACCGTTTCGGCGCTCGCTTTTATTATCGTCTACATCCTCGCAAAAGGAATACCGAACATCACACTCGACCTGTTTTCGCTGAAATACAACACCACGAACTGTTCCGTCATTCCCGCGATCGTCAATACCGTCACAATGACGTTGATGTCCTTGCTCATCGCCGTACCGCTCGGCGTCTTCTCGGCGATCTATCTGGTTGAATACGCGAAACGCGGCAATAAACTCGTCGCCGTCGTGCGCATGACCGCCGAAACCCTCTCCGGCATCCCCTCCATCGTCTACGGTCTGTTCGGATATCTGATGTTCGTGGTCTACTTCGGATGGGGTTACAGCATGCTTGCGGGCGCTTTGACGCTCTCGATCATGATCCTGCCGGTCATCATGCGCACCACCGAAGAAGCGTTGAAAGCGGTTCCGGATTCATTCCGCGAAGGCAGTTTCGGACTCGGCGCCGGAAAACTGCGCACGGTTTTTAAAATCGTTCTTCCGTCGGCGATCCCGGGAATTCTCGCGGGCGTCGTGTTGTCGATCGGCAGAATCGTCGGCGAGACAGCCGCATTGATCTATACGGCTGGCACGGTTGCGCAGATTCCGGACGATGTCTTGGGAAGCGGAAGAACGCTCTCGGTACATCTGTACGCGCTCTGGAACGAAGGGCTTTCACAGGATAAGGCCTATGCGTCGGCAGTTGTGCTGCTCGTGGTCGTCGTCGGCATCAACGCACTATCGGCATTTATCGCAAAGAGGTTATCGAAGGGTAGAACAAACAATGGATAA
- a CDS encoding substrate-binding domain-containing protein — protein MKKFITFVLSAVLLCTALIGCEKTPESSASAVTPITVISRESGSGTRGAFIELFGIEQKDADGNKVDYTIDTALINSSTGVVLTNVASDANAIGYISLGALNDTVKALEIDGVAATVENIKNDTYSIYRPFNIVTYGEVGDLAQDFIDFILSTEGQAIVEANSYIPLDGVSAYAGTKPSGTITIAGSSSVTPLMEKLVEAYLEINTNATIEVQQSDSTSGVKSTLEGVCEIGMASRELKDSELESGAVPTVIALDGIAVIVNIENAIDGLTSEQVLGIYTGTIVNWEDIA, from the coding sequence ATGAAAAAATTTATCACTTTTGTGCTTTCCGCGGTACTGCTCTGTACGGCGCTGATCGGCTGTGAGAAAACGCCGGAATCATCCGCTTCCGCGGTCACCCCCATTACGGTTATTTCCCGCGAATCCGGTTCCGGCACACGCGGCGCCTTCATCGAACTGTTCGGAATCGAACAGAAAGATGCGGACGGCAATAAAGTCGATTACACCATCGACACCGCATTGATCAACAGCTCTACCGGCGTCGTGCTGACCAACGTCGCTTCCGATGCCAACGCGATCGGTTATATCTCTCTCGGCGCACTCAACGATACAGTCAAGGCGCTGGAAATTGACGGCGTGGCGGCAACAGTCGAAAACATCAAAAACGATACCTATTCGATCTACCGTCCGTTCAACATCGTCACTTACGGCGAAGTCGGCGACCTCGCGCAGGACTTCATCGACTTTATCCTCTCCACCGAAGGACAGGCCATCGTCGAAGCCAACAGCTATATCCCGCTTGACGGCGTGTCCGCATACGCAGGCACCAAACCCTCCGGCACCATCACTATCGCAGGTTCCTCTTCTGTCACACCTTTGATGGAAAAACTGGTTGAGGCCTATCTCGAAATCAACACCAACGCGACCATCGAAGTTCAGCAGAGCGACTCCACATCCGGCGTCAAGAGCACGCTTGAAGGTGTCTGCGAAATCGGTATGGCGTCCCGTGAACTCAAAGACAGCGAGCTTGAATCCGGCGCAGTCCCGACAGTCATCGCTCTCGACGGCATCGCCGTGATTGTCAACATCGAAAACGCGATCGACGGTCTGACATCCGAGCAGGTTCTCGGAATCTACACCGGCACCATCGTGAACTGGGAAGATATTGCTTAA
- the thrC gene encoding threonine synthase: MEFCSTRDQNLTVSAAHAILNGLAPDGGLFVPKTLPSFSLAEIAELSALDYRGCALKILPKFLPGYSEEELSSYIEKAYGDNFETADPAPIKGLGDGIFSLELFHGPTCAFKDFALQLLPYLLTSAAEKCGCDKEIAILTATSGDTGKAALSGFSDVKGTRICVFYPDGGISEIQRLQMSTQKGNNVNVLAVKGNFDDTQNGVKAIFTDPSVIQELDKRKIILSSANSINWGRLAPQIVYYFYAYAKMVSGNAVKPGAPVNFCVPTGNFGNILAGYFAKKSGLPVDKLLCASNQNNILTDFINTGVYDKNRAFYLTNSPSMDILISSNLERLLFLLGGDEKVRQFMRSLSETGRYEIGDELLSTLHKEGFCAYFCDENATDKCIADTWANKAYLCDTHTAVGFDVLRQYQTATGDRTTTAVLSTASPFKFASSILHALGQPVPKDGFNAIDALDEFSKIPAPKQLKNIRNLPVRFDQIITRSAMKQSVLDWLK, translated from the coding sequence ATGGAATTCTGCAGCACAAGAGATCAAAATTTAACCGTGAGCGCGGCACACGCGATTTTGAACGGCCTTGCGCCGGACGGTGGACTGTTTGTCCCGAAAACGCTGCCGTCGTTTTCTCTTGCCGAAATTGCGGAATTGAGCGCCTTGGACTACCGCGGCTGCGCTTTAAAAATCCTGCCGAAATTCCTGCCGGGTTATTCCGAAGAAGAGCTTTCCTCCTATATCGAAAAGGCCTACGGAGACAACTTCGAAACCGCCGATCCCGCACCGATTAAAGGCCTCGGCGACGGTATTTTCTCATTGGAACTCTTTCATGGGCCCACCTGTGCGTTTAAGGACTTTGCGCTTCAGCTGCTTCCGTACCTCCTGACTTCCGCCGCCGAAAAATGCGGCTGTGATAAAGAAATCGCAATTTTAACCGCAACTTCCGGCGATACCGGAAAGGCCGCACTGTCGGGTTTTTCCGATGTAAAAGGTACCCGCATCTGTGTTTTTTATCCCGACGGCGGCATCAGCGAAATTCAACGGCTTCAGATGTCAACGCAAAAAGGCAACAACGTCAACGTCCTCGCCGTCAAAGGAAATTTCGACGATACCCAAAACGGCGTCAAAGCCATTTTCACCGATCCGTCGGTCATTCAGGAACTTGATAAACGCAAAATCATCCTCTCCAGCGCCAATTCGATCAACTGGGGACGCCTTGCGCCGCAGATCGTCTATTATTTTTACGCCTATGCCAAAATGGTTTCCGGCAACGCCGTCAAACCCGGTGCGCCTGTGAATTTTTGTGTGCCGACCGGTAATTTCGGCAATATTTTGGCCGGCTACTTTGCAAAAAAGAGCGGATTGCCCGTGGATAAACTCCTCTGCGCATCCAATCAAAACAATATTTTGACCGATTTTATCAACACCGGCGTTTATGATAAAAACCGCGCATTTTATCTGACCAATTCTCCGTCCATGGATATTTTGATCTCGTCCAATCTGGAACGCCTTTTGTTCCTGTTGGGCGGAGATGAAAAGGTGCGTCAATTTATGCGCTCGTTAAGCGAAACAGGCCGCTACGAAATCGGTGACGAATTGCTTTCGACGCTTCATAAAGAGGGTTTTTGCGCCTATTTCTGCGATGAAAACGCCACCGACAAATGCATCGCCGACACATGGGCAAATAAGGCCTATCTCTGCGATACGCACACCGCAGTGGGATTTGACGTTTTGCGGCAGTATCAAACAGCCACGGGCGACCGAACTACCACGGCGGTGCTTTCCACCGCCTCTCCGTTCAAATTTGCCTCATCAATCTTGCATGCGCTCGGGCAGCCCGTTCCGAAGGACGGCTTCAACGCCATCGACGCTTTGGACGAATTCTCGAAAATTCCCGCGCCGAAGCAGTTGAAAAATATCCGGAACCTTCCGGTCAGATTCGATCAAATCATCACGCGGTCCGCAATGAAACAAAGCGTTCTGGACTGGTTGAAATAA